One Acidobacteriota bacterium DNA window includes the following coding sequences:
- a CDS encoding TonB C-terminal domain-containing protein — protein MITLIRHPKRRKGLMIAAALSLVVHLGLFAVVYYAPIFGLAMKLRGVEFVEEDYNHAILIDFSKKLQYPPGYLGFRPPDKVKSLEEIEKEKARQLKREAARRRQQEHLEQKRREQEAVAQREAEEKAKADELAQASNESGKSDEKPAEKSENYGAFGRINTAPIKDQVKRLYDAKKEGKLVLPEGRLKIGVSGTVKPDGTLADTKIIHSSGIKEIDDAALAILAAVSESKAMGPLHQLTSLSMVLDIDQQAQLIVTGFTDTEEDARNITNLAQAALLVARFKKSSDEGAMLMLNNLKVRRDGQRIQAIISMPREKATESLTKTMEKGQG, from the coding sequence ATGATTACTTTAATTCGCCATCCAAAACGGAGAAAAGGATTGATGATCGCGGCGGCGCTTTCCCTAGTCGTGCACCTTGGATTGTTTGCCGTGGTGTATTACGCGCCGATTTTTGGTTTGGCGATGAAACTGCGCGGCGTTGAGTTCGTCGAAGAAGATTACAACCACGCCATCCTGATTGATTTTTCCAAAAAACTGCAATACCCGCCCGGCTATCTCGGTTTCCGTCCGCCCGACAAGGTCAAATCGCTGGAAGAAATCGAAAAGGAAAAAGCGCGCCAACTGAAACGCGAAGCCGCGCGACGGCGCCAGCAGGAACATTTGGAGCAAAAGCGCCGGGAACAGGAAGCGGTCGCACAGCGTGAAGCCGAAGAGAAGGCCAAAGCCGACGAATTAGCGCAGGCTTCCAATGAATCCGGCAAGTCCGATGAAAAGCCCGCCGAAAAGTCTGAAAACTACGGCGCTTTTGGCCGAATCAACACGGCTCCAATCAAAGATCAGGTCAAACGGCTGTACGACGCAAAAAAAGAGGGTAAGCTGGTGTTGCCCGAAGGCCGTTTGAAAATCGGCGTCTCTGGGACGGTCAAACCCGACGGCACATTGGCCGACACCAAAATCATTCATTCGTCCGGCATCAAGGAAATTGACGACGCGGCCCTGGCCATTTTGGCCGCTGTCAGCGAAAGCAAAGCGATGGGGCCGTTGCATCAACTCACGTCGCTGAGCATGGTTCTGGACATTGACCAGCAAGCGCAATTGATCGTTACGGGTTTCACCGATACCGAAGAAGACGCGCGCAACATCACCAACTTGGCGCAAGCAGCGTTGCTGGTCGCACGGTTCAAAAAATCAAGCGATGAAGGCGCGATGTTGATGCTCAACAACCTGAAAGTCCGCCGCGACGGCCAACGCATTCAAGCCATCATCAGCATGCCGCGCGAAAAAGCCACCGAGTCACTGACCAAAACAATGGAAAAAGGTCAGGGTTGA
- a CDS encoding MIP family channel protein codes for MDKNNLKRELLAEFLGTFVLIAFGAAVVAQVVLGKNQNGEYLSINLAWGFAVTMGIYVAGGVSGAHLNPAVTMALAVRGQFPWSKFLPYFVAQTAGAFCGAATAFIVYREAFHAFDGGVRQMNTAGIFATYPQPYLSTSGALIDQIVGTAMLMLVISAIGDARNSVPGNVAPLAVGFLVMVIGMAMGLNAGYAINPARDLGPRLFTAVAGWGSQVFTINHYYFWVPIVGPLIGGPLGALVYDWFIGNRFATEKS; via the coding sequence ATGGATAAAAACAATTTGAAGCGGGAATTACTGGCGGAATTTCTAGGCACCTTTGTTCTGATCGCATTCGGCGCGGCTGTCGTGGCGCAAGTCGTGCTCGGCAAAAATCAAAATGGCGAATATCTTTCCATCAACCTGGCTTGGGGCTTTGCCGTGACGATGGGAATTTATGTCGCGGGCGGCGTGTCCGGCGCGCATTTGAATCCTGCAGTGACCATGGCTTTGGCGGTTCGCGGCCAATTTCCCTGGTCAAAATTCCTGCCCTATTTTGTCGCGCAAACCGCCGGAGCATTTTGCGGCGCAGCAACCGCTTTCATCGTGTACCGCGAAGCGTTTCACGCCTTTGATGGCGGCGTGCGACAAATGAACACAGCGGGCATTTTTGCGACTTATCCCCAGCCTTATCTGTCCACATCCGGCGCGCTGATTGATCAAATCGTAGGCACAGCGATGCTGATGCTGGTGATTTCCGCCATCGGCGATGCGCGCAATAGCGTACCGGGCAACGTCGCTCCACTGGCTGTCGGTTTTTTGGTGATGGTCATTGGCATGGCCATGGGGTTGAATGCCGGATACGCCATCAATCCGGCTCGCGATTTGGGGCCGCGGTTGTTCACGGCGGTTGCAGGCTGGGGAAGCCAGGTCTTCACAATCAATCATTATTACTTCTGGGTTCCGATTGTCGGCCCGCTGATTGGCGGCCCATTAGGTGCCTTGGTGTACGACTGGTTTATCGGCAATCGCTTTGCGACGGAAAAGTCGTGA
- a CDS encoding ABC transporter ATP-binding protein → MNDQTIFPTGRAWLVFYLKKYRGQLMAGTFFVLCSVAFGVFVPRYVGKAIDGLKAGDLSYEKLWRSVAIIVGSSVISGVFLYFQRRTLINMSRYIEYDLRQDFYSHLQNLPLAFFQEQRTGDLMARATNDLGAVRQIVGPAIMYSEQTLFRVLIILPLMFSISVKLTVILLLTMPLVSLTVKYFGHQIHVRFEKIQEFFSEMTARAQENLTGVRVIRAYAREESEKRQFARLNQEYVNRNIGLVKLSAVFRPLMQFFIGLGFAAIILVGGRETAQGRMTLGQFAAFNLYLEQLIWPLIAMGYVTNLIQRGTASLKRMHEIMAVRPAINDNEATKWGNRAIEGRIEFRNLTFRYSEDVPPVLQDINLLIEAGQTVAFIGRTGSGKSTLMNLVPRLLDAEPGMVLIDGRPVREIPLKTLRENIGYVPQETFLFSETLAENIKFGVNGFADRDVEWAADAGGLADDVRDFPNKYETVLGERGITLSGGQKQRTAIARAVIRRPKILILDDSLSAVDTYTEEKILTHLREVMRGRTALIVAHRISTVKDADLICVLDQGRIVERGTHEELMRLDGEYADLYERQLLEEELAAS, encoded by the coding sequence TTGAACGATCAAACCATATTTCCCACTGGCCGCGCCTGGCTGGTGTTTTACCTGAAAAAGTATCGTGGGCAGTTGATGGCCGGGACGTTTTTCGTACTGTGTTCGGTGGCCTTCGGCGTGTTTGTGCCTCGCTATGTCGGGAAGGCGATTGACGGATTAAAGGCTGGCGATTTGAGCTACGAAAAACTTTGGCGGTCCGTCGCCATCATCGTCGGCAGCAGCGTCATCAGCGGCGTTTTTTTGTATTTTCAGCGGCGAACGCTGATCAACATGTCGCGGTACATTGAATACGATTTGCGACAGGATTTTTACAGCCACCTGCAAAATCTTCCATTGGCGTTTTTCCAGGAACAGCGAACCGGCGATTTGATGGCGCGGGCGACAAACGACCTCGGCGCGGTTCGCCAGATTGTCGGCCCGGCGATCATGTACAGCGAACAAACGCTGTTTCGCGTGCTGATCATTTTGCCGCTGATGTTCAGCATCAGCGTGAAACTGACGGTGATTTTGCTGCTGACCATGCCGCTGGTGTCGTTGACGGTGAAATACTTTGGCCATCAGATTCATGTGCGTTTTGAAAAGATTCAGGAGTTCTTTTCGGAAATGACGGCTCGCGCTCAGGAAAATCTGACGGGCGTTCGCGTCATTCGCGCTTACGCGCGAGAAGAATCCGAAAAACGCCAGTTTGCTCGATTGAACCAGGAATACGTCAATCGCAATATCGGCCTTGTGAAACTATCGGCGGTCTTTCGCCCGCTGATGCAGTTTTTCATCGGCCTGGGATTTGCGGCCATCATTCTGGTTGGCGGGCGTGAAACAGCGCAGGGGCGAATGACGCTGGGCCAATTTGCCGCCTTCAATTTGTACCTGGAACAATTGATCTGGCCGCTGATTGCGATGGGATATGTCACCAATCTGATTCAGCGCGGCACGGCCAGTTTGAAACGCATGCACGAAATCATGGCTGTCAGACCCGCAATTAACGACAATGAGGCGACCAAGTGGGGCAACAGGGCAATCGAGGGCAGGATTGAGTTTCGGAATTTAACGTTTCGCTATTCGGAAGATGTGCCGCCTGTGTTGCAGGACATCAATCTGTTAATTGAAGCCGGGCAAACGGTCGCCTTCATCGGACGAACCGGCTCCGGCAAATCCACGCTGATGAATCTGGTTCCGCGATTGCTGGACGCCGAACCCGGAATGGTATTGATTGATGGGCGACCGGTTCGCGAAATCCCGCTGAAAACCTTGCGCGAAAACATCGGCTACGTGCCGCAGGAAACCTTTTTGTTCAGTGAAACGCTGGCCGAAAACATCAAATTTGGCGTCAATGGGTTTGCTGACCGCGATGTCGAATGGGCAGCCGATGCCGGCGGCTTGGCCGATGACGTGCGCGATTTCCCGAATAAATACGAAACCGTTTTGGGCGAACGCGGCATCACGCTTTCCGGCGGGCAAAAACAGCGAACCGCGATTGCTCGCGCGGTGATTCGTCGCCCCAAAATCCTGATTCTGGACGATTCGCTGTCAGCGGTGGACACGTACACCGAAGAAAAAATCCTGACGCATTTGCGCGAAGTCATGCGCGGCAGGACAGCGTTGATCGTGGCGCATCGCATCTCCACAGTGAAAGACGCCGATTTAATTTGCGTGTTGGATCAGGGCCGCATTGTCGAACGCGGCACACACGAAGAGCTGATGCGGTTGGACGGCGAATATGCAGACTTGTACGAACGGCAGTTATTAGAGGAAGAGTTGGCGGCGAGTTAA
- a CDS encoding YgiT-type zinc finger protein: MEKITICPTCGSDKIHTVKKDQIREFNGQKYVVPELEYQECPVCGEEIYNPDAVRKIETYSPAFTPSEKQKKAA; the protein is encoded by the coding sequence ATGGAGAAAATTACAATTTGTCCCACCTGCGGCAGCGACAAAATTCACACGGTCAAAAAAGACCAAATTAGGGAGTTTAACGGACAGAAATACGTTGTGCCTGAATTGGAGTACCAGGAATGTCCTGTCTGCGGGGAAGAGATTTATAACCCAGATGCTGTCAGGAAAATCGAAACATATTCTCCTGCTTTTACCCCGTCAGAAAAGCAAAAGAAAGCTGCCTGA
- a CDS encoding D-aminoacylase: MTRKLLLFLPLIVLATTSFLNSLAISSQSDFDLIIASGRMVDGTGNPWFVADVGIKNGRIAEIGKLDPKLALRIINASGLVVAPGFIDVHTHVEGGIDRFPAAENFLRMGVTSVVTGNCGSSELDLGEWFARLEKLGISINVASLVGHNAVRHAGMNGDFDRAPSPEELQKMRDLVGKAMRDGAVGFSTGLEYVPGTYAKSDEIVALAKVAAEQGGLYATHMRNEDATVEDAIRESLLVGEQAGCPVEISHFKISSKARWGASAITIKMVEDARARGQQVTVDQYLYPASSTGIGILFPSWVFDGGDAKTKERLTDAATRGRIRREMIAKAEEGGFQDFSFAYVASHQADPSINGKNIAEITKLKKQKTDVDSQAEQAIELLQTGGAQMVLQKMSDADVDRIFRQPFTMIASDSGVHNPDSPSIPHPRGYGNNARTLGLYVREKKLVGLEEAIRKMTSLPAGTFHLWDRGLLRPGMAADVVVFDEKTVTDRATFQQPKQYPAGFRFVIVNGQIVIENDKHTAAKPGQVLRGRGAGK, encoded by the coding sequence ATGACCAGAAAATTGCTTTTGTTTCTTCCGCTTATTGTTTTGGCTACGACCAGTTTTCTTAACAGTTTGGCAATTTCGTCTCAATCCGATTTTGATTTGATCATCGCCAGCGGGCGCATGGTGGACGGCACAGGCAATCCGTGGTTTGTGGCTGATGTTGGAATCAAAAACGGTCGAATCGCGGAAATCGGGAAACTCGATCCAAAACTTGCGCTTCGTATCATTAACGCCAGCGGTTTGGTCGTCGCGCCAGGATTCATTGACGTTCACACGCACGTCGAAGGCGGCATTGACCGGTTTCCGGCGGCGGAAAACTTTTTGCGAATGGGCGTTACCTCCGTGGTGACGGGCAATTGCGGCAGTTCGGAACTTGATCTTGGGGAATGGTTTGCGCGGCTGGAAAAACTGGGAATTTCGATCAACGTTGCTTCGCTGGTTGGGCACAACGCGGTTCGGCACGCGGGGATGAACGGCGATTTTGACCGCGCGCCTTCGCCGGAAGAATTGCAGAAGATGCGCGATCTGGTAGGCAAAGCCATGCGCGACGGAGCCGTTGGTTTTTCCACCGGTTTGGAATATGTGCCGGGCACCTACGCCAAAAGCGATGAGATCGTCGCGCTGGCCAAAGTCGCAGCAGAGCAAGGCGGGTTGTATGCCACGCATATGCGCAATGAAGACGCGACCGTCGAAGACGCAATCCGGGAATCGTTGCTGGTTGGGGAACAGGCCGGCTGCCCGGTGGAGATTTCGCATTTCAAGATTTCCAGCAAAGCGCGTTGGGGAGCCAGTGCCATCACCATCAAAATGGTCGAAGACGCACGCGCTCGCGGGCAACAGGTAACGGTGGATCAATACCTGTACCCGGCGTCGAGCACAGGCATCGGCATTCTGTTTCCTTCCTGGGTGTTCGACGGCGGCGACGCCAAAACCAAAGAGCGGTTGACCGACGCCGCGACACGCGGACGCATTCGTCGCGAAATGATCGCCAAGGCTGAAGAGGGCGGCTTTCAGGATTTTTCCTTTGCTTACGTCGCCAGCCACCAAGCCGACCCATCCATCAACGGCAAAAACATTGCCGAAATCACCAAGCTGAAAAAGCAAAAAACGGATGTTGATTCCCAGGCCGAACAAGCCATTGAACTGCTGCAAACGGGCGGCGCGCAGATGGTGTTGCAAAAAATGTCGGATGCGGATGTGGATCGAATCTTCCGGCAGCCGTTCACGATGATCGCTTCGGATTCAGGCGTCCACAATCCTGACAGCCCCAGCATTCCGCATCCGCGCGGATACGGAAACAACGCGCGAACGCTGGGTTTGTACGTTCGCGAAAAGAAACTGGTCGGTTTGGAGGAAGCCATACGTAAAATGACTTCGCTGCCCGCCGGAACCTTTCACTTGTGGGATCGCGGCTTGCTCAGGCCGGGCATGGCTGCGGATGTGGTGGTGTTTGATGAGAAAACCGTGACGGATCGCGCGACCTTTCAACAGCCAAAGCAGTATCCGGCGGGCTTCAGATTCGTGATCGTCAACGGACAAATCGTGATTGAAAATGACAAACACACAGCAGCAAAACCCGGCCAAGTCCTACGCGGACGTGGAGCGGGGAAGTGA
- a CDS encoding BtpA/SgcQ family protein: protein MLTTLFPKPKPIIGMIHVGALPGTPAHSQSVAEIIAQAVREAASYHEAGIDGIAIENMHDVPYLRGEVGPEIVAAMTLVGQAVKAESGLPVGIQILAAANLEAMAVAHAANLDFIRAESFVFAHVADEGVIESSAAKLLRYRKMIRAERVQVWADVKKKHSSHAITADISLGEMAETVEFMRGDAVIITGSATGDPPKLADVGEAKAHCRLPVILGSGVDDRNIAEFWPKADGFIIGSYFKREGKWQNEVDTKRVEKLMASVGQLQ, encoded by the coding sequence ATGTTGACCACGCTTTTCCCTAAACCCAAACCGATCATCGGAATGATTCACGTCGGAGCCTTGCCGGGAACGCCAGCGCATTCCCAAAGCGTTGCCGAAATCATCGCTCAAGCCGTTCGCGAAGCCGCCAGTTACCACGAAGCCGGGATTGACGGCATCGCCATCGAAAACATGCACGATGTGCCGTATTTGCGCGGCGAAGTTGGCCCCGAAATCGTCGCGGCAATGACTTTGGTCGGCCAAGCCGTCAAAGCGGAAAGTGGTTTGCCTGTCGGCATCCAAATTCTGGCGGCGGCAAATCTCGAAGCGATGGCCGTGGCGCACGCCGCCAATCTGGATTTTATTCGCGCGGAAAGCTTTGTGTTTGCACACGTCGCCGATGAAGGCGTGATTGAATCTTCGGCGGCAAAATTGTTGCGTTACCGCAAAATGATCCGAGCTGAGCGAGTGCAGGTTTGGGCGGATGTAAAGAAAAAACATTCTTCGCATGCCATCACCGCCGACATCAGCTTGGGCGAAATGGCCGAAACCGTCGAGTTCATGCGCGGCGATGCCGTCATCATCACCGGCAGCGCAACCGGCGATCCTCCGAAGTTAGCTGACGTGGGGGAAGCGAAAGCACATTGTCGTTTGCCAGTAATTTTAGGATCGGGCGTGGATGACAGAAACATCGCTGAGTTTTGGCCGAAAGCTGATGGTTTCATCATCGGATCGTATTTCAAACGAGAAGGAAAGTGGCAAAACGAAGTGGATACTAAGCGAGTGGAAAAATTGATGGCCAGCGTTGGGCAGTTGCAGTGA
- a CDS encoding Uma2 family endonuclease, which yields MSALPQQKKMTVEEYIELLKNSDERFEYFDGEIVSMAAGKIAHGGIAANVVRNIGNLLEARNCRVFGGDTAVKTVKAHPFRLPDVTVVCGDLVIEEVQGIEMLVNPVLIVEVLSKRTKAYDLNEKFLAYQAIESLREYLLIDQSRPHVIRHIRQPDGQWLRGDFIGMDNSVRLESLEITVPFSEIYRMITFPAEDSVEELLD from the coding sequence ATGAGCGCATTACCACAACAAAAGAAAATGACGGTTGAAGAGTATATTGAATTGCTGAAGAACTCGGATGAGCGCTTTGAGTATTTCGATGGTGAGATCGTTTCCATGGCCGCCGGCAAGATTGCACATGGCGGCATTGCCGCCAATGTTGTACGGAACATTGGCAATCTGTTAGAAGCCCGCAACTGTCGAGTTTTCGGCGGAGACACGGCTGTTAAAACGGTCAAGGCCCATCCATTTCGGTTGCCCGATGTTACGGTGGTTTGTGGCGATCTGGTAATTGAAGAGGTGCAAGGCATTGAAATGTTGGTCAACCCGGTGTTGATCGTGGAAGTTTTATCGAAAAGAACCAAAGCTTATGACTTGAATGAAAAGTTCCTGGCCTATCAAGCCATCGAAAGTTTGAGGGAGTATTTGTTGATAGATCAAAGTCGTCCGCATGTGATTCGCCACATTCGTCAGCCGGATGGTCAATGGCTGCGCGGAGATTTTATTGGAATGGACAACTCCGTTCGGCTGGAGTCGTTGGAAATTACGGTTCCCTTTAGCGAGATATACCGAATGATTACGTTTCCGGCAGAGGATAGCGTTGAAGAGCTACTTGATTGA
- a CDS encoding carboxypeptidase regulatory-like domain-containing protein produces the protein MKSAVTFLLLVLIFSATINVVAQTARNNPPKTPGSISGRITVGNDPATGVEVILKQSGNSPIPDLLQSGPSATATTDSSGWYRLSGVAPGSYRIVAYAPAYVIEGESNPFQPGKTVNLAEAENIETVDFSLTRGGVLTGKVTDPDDRPVIAEAVRAYKLGVDGKRNSTGIPDFSTWQTDDRGVYRIFGLDPGRYIIAAGASSEDALLRMGAGASGTYYRRTFYPQAVEEAQAKIIEVRAGGEVENVDIKLAPSSKNKTFAATGRVIEADTGKPVAGVMIGYGVTKQGSASFGFGGSATNSAGEFRLEGLTPNSYNAYVIGIEASENYGESLNFEITDSDVSGLELKMRQGASISGVAVLEGANDPKLREKLTKISVNAYPISGGGTFVASNLFGGTGQISADGSFKIGGIHPGKVQLIANTFLAEKGFSLSRVENNGVVVKELEVNAGDRLTGIRLVFAYGTASIAGRVEIQGGTLPPGVKLMVRAQREGMSEDLFGTGNAEIDARGQFLIEGLAVGTYKLKLLSVSFAPGDRVKLPPVEQTVAVAANSRQEVVLVLDLSKEEK, from the coding sequence ATGAAATCAGCCGTAACATTTCTTCTCTTGGTTCTTATCTTTTCCGCAACGATCAATGTTGTGGCGCAAACCGCAAGAAACAATCCGCCAAAAACGCCGGGATCAATCTCAGGTCGAATCACTGTTGGCAATGACCCCGCGACGGGCGTTGAAGTCATTCTTAAACAATCGGGAAATTCTCCGATTCCGGATCTCTTGCAATCTGGCCCTTCCGCAACCGCCACCACGGATTCCAGCGGTTGGTACAGATTGAGTGGCGTAGCGCCGGGCAGTTATCGCATCGTCGCTTATGCGCCAGCCTATGTGATTGAAGGTGAAAGCAATCCTTTCCAGCCGGGAAAAACAGTCAATCTGGCCGAAGCCGAGAACATCGAAACCGTAGATTTTTCCCTGACGCGCGGAGGCGTGCTGACGGGCAAAGTCACTGATCCTGATGATCGCCCCGTGATTGCCGAAGCGGTTCGGGCGTACAAACTTGGCGTGGACGGCAAACGGAATTCAACCGGCATTCCTGATTTCAGCACGTGGCAAACGGATGATCGAGGCGTGTATCGCATTTTCGGATTGGACCCGGGCCGTTACATCATTGCCGCCGGAGCTTCGTCCGAAGACGCTTTGTTAAGAATGGGAGCGGGGGCCAGCGGGACGTATTATCGCCGCACCTTTTACCCGCAAGCCGTCGAAGAAGCGCAAGCCAAAATCATCGAAGTTCGAGCAGGCGGCGAAGTGGAAAACGTGGACATCAAGCTTGCTCCAAGTTCCAAGAACAAAACCTTTGCCGCCACAGGCCGGGTCATCGAAGCCGATACCGGGAAACCCGTTGCAGGCGTGATGATCGGGTACGGCGTGACCAAACAAGGCTCTGCCAGTTTCGGATTTGGCGGTTCGGCCACGAATTCGGCTGGAGAATTCCGATTGGAAGGACTGACGCCGAACTCTTACAACGCGTATGTCATCGGCATCGAAGCCAGCGAAAATTATGGGGAGTCGCTGAACTTCGAAATCACGGACAGCGATGTTTCAGGACTGGAACTCAAGATGCGCCAAGGCGCCAGCATCAGCGGTGTCGCCGTTCTTGAAGGCGCAAACGATCCGAAGCTCCGCGAAAAACTGACGAAGATTTCAGTCAATGCATATCCGATTAGCGGTGGAGGAACCTTTGTCGCTTCGAACCTGTTTGGCGGAACGGGGCAAATCTCCGCTGACGGCAGTTTCAAAATCGGAGGCATTCATCCCGGCAAGGTGCAATTGATCGCGAATACCTTTCTGGCTGAAAAAGGATTTTCGCTATCGCGCGTTGAAAACAACGGCGTTGTTGTCAAAGAGCTGGAAGTGAACGCCGGTGACCGATTGACCGGCATTCGGCTGGTGTTTGCGTATGGCACGGCCAGCATCGCGGGCAGGGTTGAAATTCAGGGAGGCACGCTGCCGCCAGGAGTCAAACTGATGGTTCGTGCGCAACGCGAAGGCATGAGTGAGGATTTGTTTGGAACAGGCAATGCTGAAATAGATGCTCGTGGCCAGTTCCTGATCGAAGGCTTGGCCGTGGGCACTTACAAGTTGAAACTCCTGAGCGTTTCTTTTGCTCCCGGCGACCGCGTCAAATTGCCGCCTGTTGAACAAACCGTTGCTGTTGCGGCCAACAGCCGACAGGAAGTGGTACTGGTGCTGGATTTGTCGAAGGAGGAGAAATGA